The following proteins are co-located in the Lagopus muta isolate bLagMut1 chromosome 11, bLagMut1 primary, whole genome shotgun sequence genome:
- the GRM2 gene encoding metabotropic glutamate receptor 2, with the protein MGRADPQPAPAHPMAVPIAAWLWLMHLASCLAAGHGSTHSKKEISTEGDLVIGGLFPIHEKGVGSEDCGKINEHRGIQRLEAMLFALDEINKDPSILPGVRLGAHILDTCSKDTYALEQSLDFVRASLTRVDGSEHICPDGSYAVHDDVPTAITGVIGGSYSDVSIQVANLLRLFQIPQISYASTSAKLSDKSRYDYFARTVPPDFYQAKAMSEILRFFNWTYVSTVASEGDYGETGIEAFEQEARMRNICIATSEKVGRSMNKKTYDGVVRALLQKPNAKVVVLFTRSEDARELLAAAHRANVSFIWVASDGWGALESVVAGSEAVAEGAITIELAAYPIQEFAAYFLNLHPYNNSRNPWFREFWEQKFKCSLHMQDCSWHSLKTGKFEPESKITFVVNAVYAMAHSLHNMHRALCPNTTKLCDSMKPVNGKRFYKDFMLNVNFDAPFRPADTESVVRFDRYGDGIGRYNIFNYHRMDGRYRYQKVGYWAEGLILNTSLIPWAEVSIPVSQCSDPCKKNEIKSMQPGDICCWICIPCQPYEYLLDEFTCMDCGLGYWPNETLNGCYELPQEYIRWKDVWAIGPVTISCLGFISTLFVFGVFMKNNDTPIVKASGRELCYILLTGVLMCYSMTFIFIAKPSTEVCTLRRLGLGTSFAVCYSALLTKTNRIARIFSGVKEGVQRPRFISPTSQVVICMALISCQLIIVIIWLLVETPGTGKETEPDKRYIVTLKCNNRDSNMLISLTYNVLLIVLCTVYAFKTRKCPENFNEAKFIGFTMYTTCIIWLAFLPIFYVTSSDYRVQTTTMCISVSLSGTVVLGCLFTPKLHIILFQPQKNVASHRVGTARFSMAAAGSSQSHGSASQYVPTVCNGREAVDSTTSSL; encoded by the exons ATGGGGCGTGCGGATCCCCAGCCAGCACCAGCACACCCCATGGCGGTCCCCATTGCCGCCTGGCTCTGGCTGATGCACCTGgcctcctgcctggctgctgggcaCGGCTCCACCCACAGCAAGAAGGAGATCAGCACCGAAGGGGACCTGGTCATCGGGGGGCTCTTCCCCATCCATGAGAAAGGAGTGGGGAGTGAAGACTGTGGCAAAATCAATGAGCACCGGGGCATCCAGCGCCTCGAGGCCATGCTCTTTGCACTGGATGAGATCAACAAGGACCCAAGCATCCTGCCGGGGGTGAGACTGGGTGCCCACATCCTGGACACCTGCTCCAAGGACACCTATGCTCTCGAGCAGTCACTCGACTTCGTCCGCGCATCCCTGACCAGAGTGGACGGCTCCGAGCACATCTGCCCCGATGGCTCCTATGCTGTCCATGATGACGTGCCCACAGCCATCACTGGTGTCATCGGGGGTTCCTACAGCGATGTTTCCATCCAG GTCGCCAACCTGCTGCGGCTCTTCCAGATCCCGCAGATCAGCTACGCCTCCACCAGTGCCAAACTCAGCGACAAGTCTCGCTATGACTACTTCGCCCGCACCGTCCCGCCTGACTTCTACCAAGCCAAAGCCATGTCGGAGATCCTCCGCTTTTTCAACTGGACCTACGTCTCCACGGTGGCCTCAGAGGGCGACTACGGCGAGACGGGCATTGAAGCTTTTGAGCAAGAAGCCCGCATGCGCAACATCTGCATCGCCACCTCGGAGAAGGTGGGACGCTCCATGAACAAGAAGACCTACGACGGCGTGGTGCGGGCGCTGCTGCAGAAGCCCAACGCCAAGGTGGTCGTGCTCTTCACCCGCAGTGAGGACGCccgggagctgctggcagccgcCCACAGAGCCAATGTCTCCTTCATATGGGTGGCCAGCGATGGGTGGGGAGCCCTGGAGAGCGTGGTGGCGGGGAGCGAGGCGGTGGCGGAGGGAGCCATCACCATCGAGCTGGCAGCGTACCCCATCCAGGAGTTCGCCGCATACTTCCTCAACCTCCATCCCTACAATAACAGCCGAAATCCCTGGTTTCGGGAGTTTTGGGAGCAGAAGTTCAAGTGCAGCCTTCACATGCAGGACTGCAGCTGGCACTCCTTAAAGACGGGAAAGTTTGAGCCAGAGTCCAAGATCACCTTTGTGGTCAATGCGGTCTACGCCATGGCTCACTCGCTTCACAACATGCACCGGGCGCTGTGCCCCAACACCACCAAGCTCTGCGACTCCATGAAGCCTGTCAATGGCAAGAGGTTCTACAAGGACTTCATGCTCAATGTTAATTTTGATG CTCCATTCAGGCCAGCAGACACTGAGAGCGTTGTTCGATTTGACCGCTATGGTGATGGGATTGGGCGCTACAATATCTTCAACTATCACCGCATGGATGGGCGGTACAGGTACCAGAAGGTGGGCTACTGGGCCGAGGGGCTCATCCTCAACACCAGCCTCATCCCCTGGGCAGAGGTGTCCATCCCAGTGTCCCAGTGCAGTGATCCATGCAAGAAGAACGAGATCAAAAGCATGCAGCCAGGAGACATCTGCTGCTGGATCTGCATCCCCTGCCAGCCCTACGAGTACCTGCTGGATGAGTTCACCTGCATGGACTGTGGTTTGGGTTACTGGCCCAATGAGACCCTGAATGGCTGCTACGAGTTGCCCCAGGAGTACATCCGTTGGAAAGATGTCTGGGCCATCGGTCCCGTCACCATCTCTTGCTTGGGATTTATCTCCACTCTCTTTGTTTTTGGTGTCTTCATGAAGAACAATGACACTCCCATTGTGAAGGCCTCTGGACGGGAGCTCTGTTACATTCTCTTGACCGGGGTCCTCATGTGCTACAGCATGACCTTCATCTTCATTGCAAAGCCTTCCACCGAGGTGTGCACGCTCCGGCGCCTGGGGCTGGGCACATCTTTTGCTGTCTGCTATTCGGCCCTCTTGACCAAGACAAATCGCATCGCCAGGATCTTCAGCGGGGTGAAGGAGGGGGTCCAGCGCCCTCGCTTCATCAGCCCTACATCACAGGTGGTCATCTGCATGGCCCTCATCTCCTGCCAGCTGATCATCGTCATCATCTGGCTGCTGGTGGAGACGCCTGGTACAGGCAAGGAGACCGAGCCTGACAAGAGGTACATTGTCACCCTCAAGTGCAACAACCGTGACTCCAACATGCTCATTTCGCTCACCTACAACGTCCTCTTGATTGTCCTGTGCACGGTCTACGCCTTCAAGACACGGAAATGCCCTGAAAACTTCAATGAGGCCAAGTTCATTGGCTTCACCATGTACACGACCTGCATCATCTGGCTGGCCTTCCTGCCCATCTTTTACGTGACCTCCAGCGACTACCGA GTGCAGACCACCACCATGTGCATCTCAGTGAGCCTCAGCGGCACGGTGGTCCTCGGCTGCCTCTTCACTCCCAAGCTCCACATCATCCTCTTCCAGCCACAGAAGAATGTGGCCAGCCACCGCGTGGGCACGGCGCGCTTCAGCATGGCGGCCGCTGGCTCCAGCCAGTCCCACG GCTCGGCCTCACAGTACGTGCCCACAGTGTGCAATGGCCGCGAGGCGGTAGACTCCACGACGTCGTCCTTGTGA
- the LOC125698890 gene encoding uncharacterized protein LOC125698890 encodes MKEAEAIFPQLFLALLLQVSFTTELTLQEVGIFWEEHRQHQLTPIRSAVQALKVLLCSVGLQRQMEAIQEQGGWDALLSTVTHLQGVQVVARVMRELPGALRDPIFHQLVELLSTKLCSWEMVAMVFLAEMLECVDPSEELHRVVSLFNTCLQSQSVGTQQLVLRSILELSKRPDAARKMLGLLPCIMEQLQDADSGARAVALPVLSTLLRLLERGKLSLVALELAGNLPALFEDESGTVRQLSMHLFLDTLSFVEGREKRKMRKEVYRSLVPLYLHLHDEEESVAKWHLSRLAGLPESLPWCHTVPALEAAAAPGRGGAVLADRRVPAGGEEEERSAGLPGPEPALPTEPAGAPAAGGREVHRARWEAREHNGADQVVAVRAALTPRDGTRRPPAAPRRTAHRCAPAGLGDPAAGAQRGGGGFCTWNVGMERDTAAAMAIQAWWRGQLVRRALLVAASSARRIQGWWRRVGSQRREQQRLWVLAEYIKLERAIVLLQAQVRAWVMRTEYKRCQEAARTIQTCWREYVQRRAGNCTKDVDLHIDIVLGIPGDCGTQSE; translated from the exons ATGAAGGAGGCCGAGGCCATTTTCCCCCAGCTCTTCCTGGCCCTCCTCCTGCAAGTGTCCTTCACCACGGAGCTGACACTGCAGGAGGTGGGAATCTTCTGGGAGGAGCACCGGCAGCACCAGCTCACTCCCATCAG GTCCGCGGTGCAGGCCTTGaaggtgctgctctgcagcgtGGGCCTCCAGAGGCAGATGGAGGCCATCCAGGAGCAGGGGGGCTGGGACGCGCTTCTCAGCACCGTCACCCACCTCCAGGGCGTGCAGGTGGTGGCCAG GGTGATGAGGGAACTGCCTGGTGCGCTGCGTGACCCCATCTTCCATCAGCTGGTTGAGCTGCTTAGCAccaagctctgctcctgggagaTGGTGGCCATGGTCTTCCTCGCTgag ATGCTGGAGTGCGTGGACCCCAGTGAAGAGCTGCACCGCGTCGTGAGCCTCTTCAACACCTGTCTGCAGAGCCAGAGCGTGGGCACGCAGCAGCTGGTGCTCAGGAGCATCCTGGAGCTCAGCAAGAGGCCGGACGCg GCGAGGAAAATGCTCGGCCTGCTGCCGTGCAtcatggagcagctgcaggatgcaGACAGCGGCGCCCGCGCCGTGGCCCTGCCAGTGCTCAGCACCCTGCTGCGGCTCCTGGAGAGGGGGAAGCTCAGCCTCGTGGCTCTGGAGCTGGCCGGCAATCTCCCAGCGCTTTTTGAGGAC GAGTCTGGCACGGTGCGCCAGCTCTCCATGCACCTCTTCCTTGACACGCTGAGCTTTGTGGAGggcagagagaagaggaagatgcGGAAGGAGGTGTACAGGAGCCTGGTCCCGCTGTATCTGCACCTGCACGACGAGGAAGAGAGCGTGGCCAAG TGGCATCTCAGCCGTTTGGCAGGCCTCCCAGAAAGCCTTCCTTGGTGCCACACGGTTCCTGCGCTGGAGGCGGCTGCAGCGCCTGGCAGAGGTGGCGCAGTTCTGGCAGATCGGCGAGTGCCTG CTggtggagaggaggaagagcgCAGCGCAGGACTACCTGGGCCAGAGCCTGCTCTACCTACAGAGCCCGCAGGAGCCCCTGCGGCGGGAGGCCGTGAGGTTCATCG AGCTCGTTGGGAGGCACGAGAGCACAACGGCGCGGACCAGGTGGTGGCGGTTCGGGCGGCGCTGACCCCGCGGGACGGAACCCGGCGCCCTCCGGCGGCTCCGCGGCGCACCGCGCACCGCTGCGCTCCGGCGGGGCTGGGGGACCCTGCGGCTGGTGcccagagaggaggaggagggttcTGCACTTGGAACGTCGGG ATGGAGCGCGACACGGCCGCAGCCATGGCCATCCAGGCGTGGTGGAGAGGACAGCTGGTGCGGAGGGCACTGCTGGTGGCGGCCAGCAGCGCACGGCGCATCCAGGGCTGGTGGCGACGGGTGGGCAGCCAGCGGAGGGAGCAGCAGCGCCTGTGGGTGCTGGCAGAGTACATCAAGCTGGAGCGAGCCAttgtcctgctgcaggctcAGGTCCGGGCATGGGTGATGCGGACAGAGTACAAACGCTGCCAGGAGGCCGCCCGCACCATCCAGACCTGCTGGCGGGAGTACGTGCAGCGCCGGGCTGGAAACTGCACCAAGGATGTGGATCTGCACATTGACATTGTCCTGGGTATTCCGGGTGACTGTGGAACCCAGAGTGAATAA